Proteins encoded within one genomic window of Gloeobacter kilaueensis JS1:
- a CDS encoding alpha-amylase family glycosyl hydrolase codes for MQILPLDRLGAREVADGVFQFGLLLPWVSQSDGNRLWVKIIHEDDQFLQSVQPLAFEMAHSIDPVYGDYWSVQVNLKAVPKPNPQSPWGEDGKYIYRYLLQNPNRSEPIDFIIDPFGREFGVGRLSAFTMGYQPYNWSEKEANWKTPALTDLIIYELMLEEFADDLDCAISRLDYLKDLGINCIEVMPVDHVSNTVDWGYLPIGYFGVDARFGKRKDFQRFVDEAHQRGIAVILDSVYGHTSESFTYFYVYDQLGYQQNPFMGSYAKDYFGQSTDFNRTFTQDFFFTVNYHWLDCYHVDGFRYDCVPNYYEGATDSGYANLTYSTYELIKAKQTAWQRFFDSQADIRCIQCAEQLEGPIDILYKTYSNCTWQNETLGAAQAVAGGDRGRLYDLGMQLGLSGYPAQVSVNGETIEKTALQYIENHDHSRFVCNFGIVRRDGGDEFREGNRGLWYKVQPYLIGLLAAKGIPLLWQGQEFAENYYVPDSGLGRVLLLRPVRWDYFYDPIGKKTIALVRKLLTLRRSLPQLRSGGYYFYNDFGLYQSKGLLLFSRSDDSHFSLIALNFGDSDQSVDFWFTESGSYREELHGEANLTGVAAGSPCAITIPSNYGRIWTRQ; via the coding sequence ATGCAAATTCTCCCCCTTGACCGCCTGGGTGCCCGCGAGGTAGCAGATGGCGTGTTCCAGTTCGGCCTGCTTTTGCCCTGGGTTTCTCAGAGCGATGGAAACCGGCTCTGGGTCAAAATTATTCACGAGGACGATCAGTTCTTGCAGTCGGTTCAACCGCTCGCCTTCGAGATGGCTCATTCGATCGACCCGGTGTACGGCGACTACTGGTCGGTACAGGTCAATCTCAAAGCGGTGCCAAAGCCCAATCCCCAATCGCCCTGGGGCGAAGATGGCAAGTACATCTATCGTTACTTGCTGCAGAATCCGAATCGCTCCGAACCCATCGACTTCATCATCGATCCGTTCGGGCGCGAGTTTGGCGTCGGTCGCCTGTCCGCCTTCACGATGGGCTATCAGCCCTACAACTGGAGCGAGAAGGAGGCGAACTGGAAAACGCCCGCCCTGACGGATTTGATCATCTACGAGCTGATGCTCGAAGAATTTGCCGACGACCTCGATTGCGCCATCTCCCGCCTCGATTACCTGAAGGATCTGGGGATCAACTGCATCGAGGTGATGCCGGTGGATCACGTCTCCAACACCGTGGATTGGGGGTACCTGCCCATCGGCTACTTCGGCGTAGACGCCCGCTTCGGCAAGCGCAAGGACTTCCAGCGCTTCGTAGACGAGGCGCACCAGCGCGGTATCGCCGTGATCCTCGATTCGGTCTACGGCCACACCAGCGAGAGCTTTACCTACTTTTATGTCTACGACCAGCTGGGCTATCAGCAAAACCCGTTTATGGGCAGCTACGCGAAGGACTACTTCGGCCAGAGCACCGATTTTAACCGCACCTTCACCCAGGATTTTTTCTTCACGGTCAACTACCACTGGCTCGACTGCTACCACGTCGATGGCTTTCGCTACGACTGCGTGCCCAACTACTACGAGGGTGCCACCGACAGCGGCTACGCCAATCTCACCTACAGCACCTACGAACTTATTAAGGCCAAGCAAACGGCGTGGCAGCGCTTCTTCGATTCGCAGGCGGATATTCGCTGTATCCAGTGCGCCGAACAGCTCGAAGGACCGATCGATATTCTCTACAAGACCTACAGCAACTGCACCTGGCAGAACGAAACCCTGGGAGCGGCCCAGGCGGTGGCCGGCGGCGATCGAGGCCGGTTGTACGACCTTGGGATGCAACTGGGACTTTCTGGCTATCCCGCCCAGGTGAGTGTCAACGGCGAGACGATCGAGAAAACTGCCCTGCAGTACATCGAAAATCACGACCATTCGCGCTTTGTCTGCAACTTTGGCATCGTCCGGCGCGACGGAGGCGACGAGTTCAGAGAGGGCAATCGCGGCCTCTGGTACAAGGTGCAGCCCTACCTGATCGGTCTACTCGCTGCAAAAGGCATTCCTCTGCTCTGGCAGGGCCAGGAATTTGCCGAAAACTATTACGTCCCAGACAGTGGCTTAGGCCGGGTGCTCCTGCTGCGGCCCGTGCGCTGGGACTACTTCTACGATCCGATCGGCAAAAAAACGATCGCCCTGGTGCGCAAACTCCTCACCCTGCGGCGCAGCCTTCCCCAACTGCGATCGGGCGGCTACTACTTCTACAACGACTTTGGCCTCTATCAATCAAAAGGGCTGTTGCTCTTCTCCCGCAGCGACGATAGCCATTTCAGCCTGATCGCCCTCAACTTCGGCGACAGCGATCAGAGCGTCGATTTCTGGTTCACCGAGAGCGGCAGCTACCGGGAGGAGTTGCACGGCGAGGCCAATCTCACCGGCGTCGCAGCCGGTAGCCCGTGCGCCATCACGATC
- a CDS encoding M28 family peptidase yields the protein MPHHWGWVAAWAGLAVLPGLGCAFAAELPPAGQSWWSHVRFLADDRLEGRATGSAGYREAARYVEEQLRRAGAQPAGTAGYLQRVRFQSRTLVESQSSLTLVRDGLAMPLVIGDEATVSLRYGLTGQISAPLVFVGYGLTVPEENYDDFKDLDVRGKIVVALAGNPPGIASALRMHYGATAERWKFLKRAGAVGLIVVQNPGSMEAPWERTKLLRVLPSLVLADPALQDAPDLPLLLSLNPASMDRLLAGSGYTFSEILAFADLGRPLPKFTLPVTLKARLVFKTDTLESANVVAVLPGRDPVLKNEYVVLSAHLDHLGVGEPVAGDRIYNGAMDNAAGVATLIEAARRLQNRPPRRSVLFLAVCGEEKGLLGSRYYTRRPTVPANQLVADLNLDMFLPLYPLRWLSVQGLEESNLEEPLRQAAEAEGVTLQSDPEPSRNGFIRSDQYSFVRAGVPALAFKFGYQSGSPEERQQKEWLRTRYHAPSDDAAQFVDLEAADRFNRIIEEALLRIANQDERPQWSANSFFKQFVE from the coding sequence ATGCCGCACCATTGGGGATGGGTTGCCGCCTGGGCGGGCCTGGCTGTCCTGCCCGGACTGGGCTGTGCCTTTGCTGCCGAATTGCCTCCCGCCGGTCAGTCGTGGTGGTCCCACGTCCGATTTCTGGCGGACGACCGCCTCGAAGGCCGGGCCACCGGCAGCGCTGGTTACCGCGAGGCGGCCCGCTACGTCGAGGAGCAACTGCGGCGCGCCGGTGCCCAACCCGCTGGAACGGCGGGCTACCTGCAGCGGGTGCGCTTTCAGTCGCGCACGCTCGTCGAATCTCAATCGAGCCTCACCCTGGTACGCGACGGCCTGGCAATGCCCCTTGTGATCGGCGATGAGGCGACGGTGAGCCTGCGCTACGGCCTGACAGGCCAGATCAGCGCACCGCTGGTCTTTGTCGGGTATGGCCTCACCGTGCCCGAAGAAAATTACGACGACTTTAAAGATCTCGATGTCAGGGGCAAGATCGTCGTCGCCCTGGCGGGCAACCCACCCGGCATCGCCAGCGCCCTGCGGATGCACTACGGAGCGACCGCCGAGCGCTGGAAATTTTTGAAGCGGGCCGGGGCAGTGGGCCTCATCGTCGTCCAAAATCCGGGATCGATGGAAGCGCCCTGGGAGCGCACGAAGCTGTTGCGGGTGCTCCCGTCCCTGGTACTTGCCGATCCGGCGCTGCAGGACGCGCCCGATCTGCCCCTGCTGCTCTCGCTCAACCCGGCGAGCATGGACCGGCTGCTCGCCGGCTCGGGCTATACCTTCTCTGAAATTCTCGCTTTTGCGGATCTGGGGCGGCCACTGCCAAAATTCACTCTGCCCGTCACCCTCAAAGCCAGGCTCGTCTTCAAAACCGACACCCTCGAATCGGCCAACGTCGTCGCCGTTCTGCCTGGGCGCGACCCGGTGCTCAAAAACGAGTACGTCGTCCTTTCTGCCCACCTCGATCACCTGGGGGTCGGCGAGCCGGTAGCTGGGGATCGGATCTACAACGGGGCGATGGACAACGCTGCGGGCGTCGCTACTTTGATCGAGGCGGCGCGCCGCCTGCAGAATCGTCCCCCCAGGCGCTCGGTGCTTTTTCTTGCTGTCTGCGGCGAAGAAAAGGGCCTGCTCGGATCGAGATATTACACCCGGCGGCCAACGGTGCCCGCAAATCAACTGGTGGCCGATCTCAACCTCGACATGTTCTTGCCCCTCTACCCGCTCCGGTGGCTCTCGGTCCAGGGGCTGGAAGAATCCAACCTTGAGGAACCCCTGCGCCAGGCTGCCGAGGCGGAGGGCGTCACCCTCCAATCTGACCCGGAACCTAGCCGCAACGGCTTTATTCGCAGCGACCAGTACAGTTTCGTGCGCGCAGGCGTGCCCGCCCTCGCCTTCAAGTTCGGCTACCAGAGCGGATCCCCCGAGGAGCGCCAGCAGAAAGAATGGCTGCGCACCCGCTACCATGCCCCCTCCGACGATGCGGCCCAATTTGTCGATCTCGAAGCTGCCGATCGCTTCAACCGGATCATCGAGGAGGCGCTGTTGCGCATCGCCAACCAGGACGAGCGGCCCCAGTGGAGCGCCAACAGCTTCTTCAAGCAGTTCGTCGAATAG